From the genome of Paenibacillus sp.:
ATGACTAGGATGTTCGAGATTCGCTCCCTGAGCAAGCCGAAGGCGATGCCCAAGCCGCTCTGCCCGCCGCCGACGACGACAACGTCGTACACGTGCCCTTCGGGCCGGGTTCGCGGACGAACCCAATTCGCCCCGGCGAAAGCCAAATAGGCCAGATCCGTTCGCACCCGTTCGTTCAAAGCTTCCAACGTCATCGAATCATTCCCTTCGCCGAACTTCCGTTTAACCCCCAATGTATCGCTTCCTCCGCGCCGTGACAATCGGGCGGCGCAAGGTTTGTCATCGCCGCTGAATTTTCGCCCCGTTCCTTGTTCTCCGTCACACATTCGCTTACGCGCCGGGCCGGCTCCGGAGCGACAAGAAAAGCCGCGCCTCGGTCGGAGAAGACCGGTGCGCGGCGGAACGCCGAAACGTACGTTAATCGATTATCCCTGCAGTCCCGTGTTCGCTTTCACCAAAATCTCGTCATACTTCGCATCGTCTCGCTTCGAAGAGAGATACGTTCCGAGGAAGGCTCCGAGGAAGCCGACCGGGATGGAAATAATGCCGGGGTTCGCGAGCGGAATGAGCGGGGTGCCGACGAGAATCGCCTTGCCCGCCACCGGATCCCAGACGTTCGGACTGAGCGCGACGAGCAGCAGCGAGCAGCCGAGGCCCGCCAGCATCCCCGTCACCGCGCCGGCCGTATTGAACCGCCGCCAGAATACCGTAAACACCAGCACCGGCAGGTTCGCGCTCGCCGCGACGGCGAAGGCCAGAGCGACGAGGAAGGCCACGTTCAGCTTCTGGGCGAACAGCGCCAGCACAATGGAGATGACCGCGACGCCGACGGACGCCAGCTTCGCCGCGACGACCTGCTCCTTCTCGGTCGCCGTTCCTCTGCGCACGATGTGGCTGTAGAAATCATGCGCGAACGCGGACGCGGCCGAAAGCACGAGGCCGGCGACGACAGCCAGAATCGTCGCGAACGCGACGGCCGAGACGAACGCGAAGAGGAAGTCGCCGCCGAGCGCTCTGGCAAGCAGCGGGGCCGCCATGTTGCCTGCGGCGTTCGCGCTCACGATCGCTTCCGTGCCGACGAAAGCGGCGGCGCCGAACCCGAGGAAGATCGTCATGACGTAGAACAGTCCGATGATCCAGGTCGCCACCACGACGGACTTGCGCGCGGTCGGCGCGTCCTTGACCGTGAAGAACCGAATCAAAATATGCGGCAGTCCCGCCGTGCCGAGCACAAGCGCCATATTCAGCGAGAGGGTATCCAAGCCGTTCGTGAACTTATTGCCTGGGTTGAGGAACGCCTCCTGCAGCGGGGTAGCCGTCCGCATCTGCTCGAACATCTTCATCACGCTGAAGTCGAATTTCGAGAAGACGATCAGCGAGATAATGAACGTGCCGGCCATCAGCAGAACGCACTTGATGATCTGCACCCAGCTGGTCGCCGTCATGCCGCCGAACACGACGTACACGGTCATTAGCGCGCCTACGATCAACACGGACGTCGTATATTCGAGACCGAGCAGGAGCTTAATCAACGCGCCCGCGCCGACGAGCTGCGCGATCATGTAGAAGATGGAGATCGTGACGGAATTCAGCGCCGCCACGCCCCGCACCTTCTTGTTGTCGAAGCGCGCGGCGATCATGTCCGCCATCGTATATTTGCCGAGATTGCGCAGCGGTTCCGCGATCAAATAGAGCACGACGAGATAAGCGACCAGAAATCCGATGCTGTAGAAAAATCCGTCGAATCCGTACAGCGCCACCATTCCCGCGATGCCGAGGAAGGAAGCCGCCGACATATAGTCGCCGGCGATGGCGAGGCCGTTCTGCCAGCCCGACAATCCGCCGCCCGCGGTATAAAATTCGCTGGCGGTTTTCGTCTTCCGCGCGGCGTAGTACGTGATGACCAGCGTGCCGGCGACGATGACCAGGAAAAGAAGAAACGCCGTATTCATCGCTTACGCCTCCCCTCCGGCTTCCGCCTTGATGTTTTCGGACATTTTATCGAATTGAACGGCCTTCCGCGTGTAGAGGGTGCACAGCGCCCAGGTCATGACGAACTGCCCGAACGCGAACACCCAAGCCCACGTGATCGGCCCGAGCGCGCTGCCGTTCAACACGTCCGTGTAGGACGTCATGACGGGCAGCACGAAGTAGAACGTCAGGAAAAACAGCGACAACGGCAAAATAAACCGCTTCTTCCGGGACATCAACCGACGGAAGCTTTCCGAAGCGGCGATTTTCCGGTAATCGGGCTGCGTCTTCGTTGTCATCGAACATTCCTCCCTGATCCGTGTCTTACTCTTCCAACGTCGACAAATCGCCTGTGGGGAGACCTAGCTCCCGCGCTTTCAATACGCGCCTCATGATTTTGCCGGAGCGCGTCTTGGGCAGCGTCGAGACGACTTCGAATTCCCTCGGCGCCGCATGGGCGGACAACCCCGTCTTCACGAAGATGCGGATGTCCTCGAGCAGCGCCTCCGAAGCCTCGTACCCGTCGCGAAGCGAGATGAACGCCTTAATGATTTCGCCCCGCAGCGGATCGGGCTTCCCGATGACGCCCGCTTCGGCGACGGCCGGATGCTCGACCAGCTTGCTCTCCACTTCGAAGGGCCCTACCCGCTCGCCGGACGTATTGATGACGTCGTCGACTCGGCCTTGGTACCAGAAGTATCCGTCCTCGTCCATATAAGCGGAATCGCCGGAAATATACCAGCCTTCCACGAAATACTCGGCGTATTTGCCGGGGTTGTTCCAAATCTCCCGCATCATCGACGGCCAGCCGACGCGGATCGCCAGGTTGCCCATCGTATACGGCG
Proteins encoded in this window:
- a CDS encoding cation acetate symporter, whose product is MNTAFLLFLVIVAGTLVITYYAARKTKTASEFYTAGGGLSGWQNGLAIAGDYMSAASFLGIAGMVALYGFDGFFYSIGFLVAYLVVLYLIAEPLRNLGKYTMADMIAARFDNKKVRGVAALNSVTISIFYMIAQLVGAGALIKLLLGLEYTTSVLIVGALMTVYVVFGGMTATSWVQIIKCVLLMAGTFIISLIVFSKFDFSVMKMFEQMRTATPLQEAFLNPGNKFTNGLDTLSLNMALVLGTAGLPHILIRFFTVKDAPTARKSVVVATWIIGLFYVMTIFLGFGAAAFVGTEAIVSANAAGNMAAPLLARALGGDFLFAFVSAVAFATILAVVAGLVLSAASAFAHDFYSHIVRRGTATEKEQVVAAKLASVGVAVISIVLALFAQKLNVAFLVALAFAVAASANLPVLVFTVFWRRFNTAGAVTGMLAGLGCSLLLVALSPNVWDPVAGKAILVGTPLIPLANPGIISIPVGFLGAFLGTYLSSKRDDAKYDEILVKANTGLQG
- a CDS encoding DUF485 domain-containing protein → MTTKTQPDYRKIAASESFRRLMSRKKRFILPLSLFFLTFYFVLPVMTSYTDVLNGSALGPITWAWVFAFGQFVMTWALCTLYTRKAVQFDKMSENIKAEAGGEA